A window of the Xiashengella succiniciproducens genome harbors these coding sequences:
- the lipA gene encoding lipoyl synthase, whose amino-acid sequence MENTKKGISKPDWLKIKLPNTNEYSWMNKTIRDHELHTICTSGKCPNAAECWGAGTATFMILGDICTRACKFCNVKTGRPEAVDYKEPLRIARSIKIMKLRHVVITSVDRDDLPDGGAGIWVETIKMVKKINPETTMEVLIGDFQGMTNLVQMVIDAQPEVISHNVETVRRLTPQIRSRAKYDVSLDVLKYIADAGCIAKSGLMLGLGETQEEVLETMKDLRNVGVRVLTIGQYLQPSPKHLPVQEYIKPAQFRFYKEEGLKMGFKYVESGPLVRSSYHAERHINALKD is encoded by the coding sequence ATGGAAAATACGAAGAAAGGTATAAGCAAGCCGGATTGGCTAAAGATTAAACTTCCCAACACCAACGAATACAGCTGGATGAATAAAACCATCCGTGATCATGAGCTGCATACAATCTGTACTAGCGGAAAATGCCCAAATGCAGCCGAGTGCTGGGGTGCAGGAACAGCCACTTTTATGATACTTGGCGATATATGCACAAGGGCTTGTAAGTTTTGTAATGTAAAGACAGGAAGGCCTGAGGCTGTGGACTACAAAGAGCCGTTGCGAATAGCTCGCTCCATAAAGATTATGAAGCTTAGGCATGTAGTTATAACCTCTGTTGACCGTGATGATTTGCCCGATGGAGGTGCCGGAATCTGGGTCGAGACTATCAAGATGGTTAAGAAGATCAACCCTGAGACGACTATGGAAGTGCTGATTGGCGATTTTCAGGGGATGACGAATCTGGTGCAGATGGTTATAGACGCTCAACCTGAAGTAATCAGTCACAACGTGGAGACGGTCAGGAGACTGACTCCTCAGATCCGCTCAAGGGCTAAGTACGATGTAAGTCTGGATGTGCTTAAATATATTGCGGATGCCGGTTGTATAGCAAAGAGTGGCTTAATGCTGGGTCTTGGGGAAACTCAGGAAGAAGTGCTTGAAACTATGAAAGACCTCAGGAATGTTGGTGTCAGGGTACTTACAATAGGTCAGTATTTGCAACCATCGCCCAAACACCTTCCGGTACAGGAGTATATCAAGCCTGCGCAGTTTAGGTTTTACAAAGAGGAAGGCCTAAAGATGGGCTTTAAGTATGTAGAGAGCGGCCCGCTGGTTCGTTCCTCCTACCATGCCGAGCGCCATATTAATGCTTTGAAGGATTGA
- a CDS encoding dihydrofolate reductase: MEIAIIVAIDQQRAIGKDGDQLAYISGDLKRFKQLTTGNAIVMGRKTFEALPKGALPNRLNIVVSRNKDLQLPGCIVVSSTEEAVEAAREYRKLFVIGGGEIYKAFLPYSDTLHLTVIHHNFEGADTWFPEWSAQEWHCTEKSEVLTDEKSGLLYHYEILVRTSQVRLTFS; this comes from the coding sequence ATGGAGATAGCCATCATTGTAGCGATAGACCAGCAACGAGCCATCGGGAAAGATGGAGACCAGCTTGCATACATAAGTGGTGACCTGAAGCGATTCAAGCAGCTTACAACAGGTAATGCAATAGTTATGGGACGAAAGACCTTCGAGGCCCTGCCCAAAGGTGCACTTCCTAACAGACTTAATATTGTTGTGAGCAGAAATAAAGACCTGCAGCTGCCCGGTTGCATTGTGGTTTCCTCCACAGAGGAAGCTGTGGAGGCAGCCAGGGAATACAGGAAGCTCTTTGTAATAGGCGGTGGTGAGATCTACAAGGCATTTCTGCCATATTCAGACACATTGCACCTTACCGTCATTCACCATAACTTTGAGGGTGCTGATACCTGGTTTCCCGAATGGTCAGCCCAGGAATGGCATTGCACTGAAAAAAGCGAAGTCCTTACTGACGAGAAAAGCGGATTGCTTTACCACTACGAGATCCTTGTGAGGACTTCACAGGTAAGGCTTACTTTCAGTTGA
- a CDS encoding YbaN family protein codes for MLKSIYIVLGSIALALGLVGIVVPGLPTTPFLLLSAYLYMKGSPRLHQWLLNNKYLGGRIRRYETNKGLYRHEKIYSIVLMWIMVSISAWVLISNINLRIVVLAAACIGTIVVWFWVPNAKK; via the coding sequence ATGCTAAAGTCTATTTATATTGTGCTGGGCTCAATAGCACTGGCTCTGGGTTTAGTGGGAATAGTAGTACCGGGTTTGCCCACCACCCCCTTCCTCCTCCTTTCAGCCTACCTATATATGAAGGGCTCACCCAGGTTGCACCAATGGCTGCTTAATAATAAATACCTGGGAGGAAGGATTAGAAGATATGAGACTAATAAGGGCTTATACAGACACGAAAAAATCTATTCCATTGTGCTAATGTGGATTATGGTGTCGATATCTGCCTGGGTCCTTATCAGTAATATCAACCTACGTATTGTTGTACTAGCTGCTGCCTGTATTGGTACAATAGTTGTGTGGTTTTGGGTCCCGAATGCCAAGAAATAG
- a CDS encoding catalase yields the protein MKDDKKRLTTASGRPYHENEDSMSAGPRGPVLIQDSFLFEKLAHFNRERIPERVVHAKGTGAFGKFTVTNDITKYTCASLFSRVGNECRVFIRFSTVGGEKGSADTERDPRGFAVKFYTDEGNWDLVGNNTPVFFIKDAKKFPDFIHTQKRDPHTNLKSPTMMWDFWSLNPESLHQIMILFSDRGTPDGYRHMNGYGSHTFSMYNEKGERVWVKFHFKTQQGNKTLSAAQAEDLRGKDPDYAQRDLVNAIRKGDYPKWTLNIQVMTDEQAKKFRWNPFDVTKVWSHSEYPLIEVGVMELNEIPVNYFADVEQAAFAPSNVVRGIGLSPDKMLQGRLFAYPDAHRYRLGANYEQIPVNRPIVPVHNHERDGYMSVNGNGGDAPNYYPNSYDGIEADPKYKSPGMDLHSDWADFYDRNENDDDHYTQPGQLFRKVMTDRERKATISNFAGSMAGIEGPKRDEIIQRQLGHFYKVDKELATEIAKKLNFNFKP from the coding sequence ATGAAAGACGATAAAAAAAGGCTGACAACCGCATCAGGAAGGCCGTATCACGAAAATGAAGACAGTATGTCTGCAGGTCCACGGGGACCTGTGTTAATCCAGGACAGCTTTCTGTTTGAGAAACTTGCTCACTTTAACAGGGAGAGAATCCCCGAAAGAGTGGTACACGCCAAGGGTACAGGTGCATTTGGGAAATTCACAGTAACCAATGATATCACCAAATACACATGCGCTTCTCTGTTTAGCAGGGTAGGCAATGAATGTCGTGTGTTTATAAGGTTCTCAACTGTTGGTGGAGAAAAGGGAAGTGCAGACACCGAACGTGACCCAAGAGGCTTTGCCGTTAAGTTCTATACTGATGAAGGCAACTGGGACCTTGTTGGAAACAATACTCCGGTATTCTTTATCAAGGATGCTAAGAAATTCCCCGACTTTATCCACACTCAGAAACGTGATCCGCACACCAACCTCAAGAGTCCGACCATGATGTGGGATTTCTGGAGTCTCAATCCTGAAAGTCTCCACCAAATAATGATACTCTTCAGTGACAGAGGCACACCAGATGGTTACCGTCATATGAACGGGTATGGAAGCCATACCTTCTCTATGTACAACGAAAAGGGTGAAAGAGTATGGGTTAAGTTCCACTTCAAAACCCAGCAGGGAAACAAGACTCTTTCGGCAGCTCAGGCAGAGGATCTGAGAGGCAAGGATCCTGACTATGCTCAGAGAGACCTTGTAAATGCCATCAGGAAGGGCGATTATCCAAAGTGGACTCTCAATATCCAGGTGATGACAGACGAACAGGCAAAGAAGTTCAGGTGGAATCCATTTGATGTCACAAAGGTTTGGTCTCACTCAGAATACCCGCTTATTGAGGTCGGTGTGATGGAGCTCAATGAGATACCCGTTAACTACTTTGCTGATGTAGAGCAGGCTGCCTTTGCACCTTCAAATGTGGTTAGAGGTATAGGCCTGTCACCTGACAAGATGTTGCAGGGTCGACTCTTTGCTTATCCTGATGCTCACCGCTACCGCCTGGGAGCAAATTATGAGCAAATCCCCGTCAACAGACCTATTGTTCCGGTCCACAATCATGAACGCGACGGCTATATGTCTGTAAATGGTAACGGAGGTGATGCACCCAACTACTATCCTAATAGTTATGATGGTATAGAAGCTGATCCAAAGTACAAGAGTCCGGGTATGGATCTTCACTCAGACTGGGCTGACTTTTACGACCGCAACGAGAATGATGACGACCATTATACCCAGCCTGGACAGCTATTTAGAAAGGTCATGACAGACAGAGAACGCAAGGCAACAATCAGCAATTTTGCCGGTTCAATGGCCGGAATTGAAGGCCCTAAGCGAGACGAAATAATACAACGTCAGCTTGGACACTTCTACAAGGTTGATAAAGAACTTGCAACAGAGATTGCCAAGAAGCTTAATTTCAACTTCAAGCCATAG
- the lipB gene encoding lipoyl(octanoyl) transferase LipB, producing MNVEYRDLGLIDYKEAWDIQEELFDKLTSAKSGKAEQQGVSNYLLFCEHPHVYTLGKSGHESNLLIPDVLLQRINAKFYRINRGGDITYHGPGQIVGYPIFDLEAIGIGIKEYIHRLEEAIIQTLADFGIEATRLDGATGVWLDVDKGLAARKICAIGVRASRYVTMHGFALNVNTDLSYFTHINPCGFVDKGVTSFQKELQAPQDIEAVKKVLLGKLTALFGLSLV from the coding sequence ATGAATGTAGAATACAGAGATTTAGGCCTGATTGATTATAAGGAAGCCTGGGATATCCAGGAAGAGCTATTCGATAAACTTACATCAGCAAAAAGCGGAAAAGCAGAGCAGCAGGGAGTATCAAACTATCTGCTGTTTTGTGAGCATCCTCACGTTTATACGCTAGGGAAAAGCGGACATGAGTCAAACCTCCTGATTCCTGATGTCTTGTTACAGAGGATTAACGCAAAGTTTTACCGTATCAACCGTGGAGGGGATATCACTTATCACGGTCCCGGACAGATAGTGGGCTACCCGATTTTTGACCTGGAAGCCATAGGTATAGGTATCAAGGAGTATATCCACAGACTTGAGGAGGCAATAATACAGACTCTTGCTGATTTTGGCATTGAAGCCACCCGTCTTGATGGTGCGACTGGGGTCTGGCTGGATGTAGACAAGGGTCTTGCTGCACGCAAGATTTGCGCAATAGGAGTTAGGGCCAGCCGTTATGTGACTATGCATGGCTTTGCTCTAAACGTAAATACCGACCTTAGTTATTTCACTCATATCAATCCCTGTGGTTTTGTCGACAAGGGTGTGACATCTTTCCAGAAGGAACTTCAGGCACCCCAGGATATTGAAGCCGTTAAGAAAGTACTGCTTGGCAAACTGACAGCTTTGTTTGGTCTTAGTCTGGTTTAG
- a CDS encoding DMT family transporter produces the protein MTNNTKGILLSLNTAILWATLAIALKVALNYIDSYTIVWWRFLVAFGSIALFMAIKTPSSLKILVKPPLSLVAAAILLGFNFIGYQQGVNYGGPLVAQIIIQLGPVLLAFAGFFMFKEKADTIRIAGFILTAVGFVVFYYYQLDFIPGKEELQTGFLWLLMGSVTWTGYAIINKMVVNKYSTSEISLMLYAIPMLMFLPFADFSTLFQAHSIGVWFLFLFLAFNTLLAYGSLSLALKYIDANKISVIITLNPIITVLLMEILLWINVSWFSTDALAPMAYIGALVVLIGAIMAVGVFSKKANKGKANP, from the coding sequence ATGACCAACAACACCAAAGGTATTTTACTTTCGTTGAATACCGCAATTCTTTGGGCCACACTAGCTATAGCCCTTAAAGTAGCTCTTAACTATATTGACTCTTACACCATCGTATGGTGGCGCTTTTTGGTCGCCTTTGGCTCAATTGCCCTATTTATGGCTATTAAGACTCCATCCTCACTCAAGATACTTGTCAAACCACCGCTTTCCCTCGTAGCTGCTGCTATATTACTGGGATTTAACTTTATAGGATATCAACAGGGTGTAAACTATGGAGGCCCGCTTGTAGCACAGATAATTATTCAGCTTGGTCCGGTACTGTTGGCCTTTGCCGGATTCTTTATGTTTAAGGAAAAAGCAGATACCATCCGTATCGCCGGTTTTATTCTTACTGCTGTGGGTTTTGTCGTGTTTTACTACTATCAGCTGGACTTTATTCCCGGCAAGGAAGAACTCCAGACAGGATTTTTATGGCTTTTGATGGGATCAGTAACCTGGACCGGCTATGCTATAATCAATAAAATGGTGGTAAATAAATACAGTACTTCTGAGATAAGTCTAATGCTTTATGCCATACCAATGTTGATGTTCCTGCCATTTGCTGATTTCTCAACACTATTCCAGGCCCACAGCATTGGCGTATGGTTTCTCTTCCTTTTCCTGGCATTCAATACCCTGCTGGCCTACGGAAGTCTTTCATTAGCACTTAAATACATAGACGCCAATAAAATAAGCGTCATCATAACGCTCAACCCCATCATCACAGTGCTTTTGATGGAGATATTGCTGTGGATCAATGTCAGCTGGTTCAGTACAGATGCTCTGGCACCAATGGCCTATATAGGAGCGCTTGTTGTACTTATTGGAGCTATAATGGCTGTAGGGGTATTCAGCAAGAAGGCTAATAAGGGAAAAGCAAATCCTTAA
- a CDS encoding MFS transporter translates to MLSLKIFFTEKKYFAPAFMYTCFALVFSTWIVYIPFIAHKLQIGEARIGTALFFGSLGSFLTIPLSNRLTIILGVGRQAFWGFILYATSLFGIFSAPGYYWLLAALFYYGMCSSIFAIGLNSLVAEVEKRAGKYIMTGTHGFWSIGGMIGASLGGYLAGRFNMPFVHLGVVLVILISANLYLRKEYINIKGEAKTRKEKGSIPWKPILLIAMIAMVMMASEGAIADWSSLYMKEVVIVRAELWGLAYALFAVGMAIGRFMGDAMSLRFGSWRLLSMAVLTSIVGFALVLSTVGVIVFCGFLIIGLGFSVVVPEIYRLASNVDGIRPADGISMIAASSNIGFLTGPVILGFVAELYSLYASFLVLTGFVVIAFVLVSLKKRR, encoded by the coding sequence ATGTTATCATTAAAGATCTTCTTTACCGAAAAGAAATATTTCGCCCCGGCATTTATGTACACCTGCTTTGCATTGGTGTTTAGTACATGGATTGTATATATTCCCTTTATAGCTCATAAGTTGCAGATTGGTGAGGCAAGGATAGGGACGGCACTGTTTTTTGGATCCCTTGGCTCCTTCCTTACAATTCCTCTGTCCAACCGACTGACTATCATTTTAGGTGTCGGACGACAGGCTTTCTGGGGCTTTATACTCTATGCCACTTCACTCTTTGGAATCTTCTCAGCTCCAGGTTATTACTGGCTGCTTGCCGCACTTTTTTATTACGGAATGTGCAGTTCAATCTTTGCTATAGGTCTTAATTCACTTGTTGCTGAGGTTGAGAAGAGAGCAGGTAAGTATATAATGACCGGAACCCATGGTTTCTGGAGTATAGGTGGGATGATTGGAGCCTCGCTCGGAGGTTATCTTGCGGGACGCTTCAATATGCCCTTTGTGCACCTTGGCGTGGTGCTGGTGATTCTGATATCAGCAAACCTATACCTTCGTAAGGAATACATTAATATAAAAGGAGAAGCGAAAACCAGGAAAGAGAAGGGTTCTATTCCCTGGAAGCCCATCCTGCTGATTGCTATGATAGCGATGGTTATGATGGCGTCTGAAGGCGCCATCGCTGACTGGAGCTCCCTTTATATGAAGGAGGTTGTAATTGTAAGAGCCGAACTGTGGGGACTAGCCTATGCTTTGTTTGCCGTTGGTATGGCAATAGGCCGTTTCATGGGTGATGCGATGAGTCTGAGATTTGGTTCATGGCGACTGCTTAGTATGGCTGTTCTTACCAGCATTGTGGGTTTTGCACTGGTGCTTAGCACAGTCGGTGTAATAGTATTCTGCGGATTTTTGATAATTGGCCTGGGCTTCTCAGTCGTAGTTCCCGAGATCTATCGTCTGGCCTCCAATGTTGATGGCATTAGGCCTGCAGATGGTATTTCGATGATTGCAGCCTCATCAAATATAGGCTTCCTTACCGGTCCTGTAATCCTTGGTTTTGTTGCCGAACTGTACAGTCTATACGCTAGTTTTTTAGTACTGACCGGCTTTGTGGTTATCGCCTTTGTTTTAGTCTCTTTAAAGAAAAGGCGTTAA
- the lysS gene encoding lysine--tRNA ligase produces the protein MDQLELSEQELIRRESLKKLQELNINPYPADEYPVTHYAGDILKNYEANPDAYQDVCIAGRIMGRRIMGSASFAELKDSTGRIQIYIKRDDICPGEDKTLYNTVFKKLLDIGDIVGVKGFAFITQTGELTVHVKELTILAKALRPLPVVKEKDGQVFDAFCDPEQRYRQRYVDLIVNDNVMDTFIKRTKIINTMRNFFNEKGYLEVETPILQAIPGGATARPFITHHNALNIPLYLRIANELYLKRLIVGGFEGVYEFAKDFRNEGMDRTHNPEFTVMEIYVAYKDYNWMMDFTEEMIERVALELHGTTKVQLGDNIIDYKRPFKRITMIDAIKEHTGIDITGMDEAQLREVCKKLGIETDPSMGKGKLIDEIFGEKCEHNYIQPTFIIDYPIEMSPLCKRHRCNPELTERFELMVNGKELANAYSELNDPIDQLERFQEQLRLSEKGDDEAMFIDKDFVRALEYGMPPTSGMGIGIDRLTMFMTNQQSIQEVLFFPQMKPEKKAEKDPDEKFIELGIPEEWVAVVRKAGFQRVKDLLEVENPNKLHQDLCGLNKKNKLGLTNPSKEEVAEWLQK, from the coding sequence ATGGATCAACTCGAACTGAGTGAACAGGAACTTATCAGACGCGAAAGCTTAAAGAAACTGCAGGAGCTTAATATAAATCCCTATCCGGCCGATGAATATCCGGTAACACACTATGCCGGAGACATCCTCAAAAATTACGAAGCCAACCCTGATGCATACCAGGATGTATGCATTGCCGGACGCATCATGGGACGCCGAATTATGGGAAGTGCCTCATTTGCAGAACTAAAAGATTCAACAGGCAGAATTCAGATTTACATTAAACGGGATGATATCTGTCCGGGCGAAGACAAGACTCTGTACAATACCGTCTTTAAGAAACTTCTCGATATAGGTGATATTGTTGGTGTAAAAGGCTTTGCCTTTATTACTCAGACCGGTGAACTCACAGTTCATGTCAAGGAGCTTACCATTCTGGCAAAGGCCTTGAGGCCTTTGCCAGTAGTAAAGGAAAAGGATGGCCAGGTATTCGATGCCTTCTGTGACCCTGAACAGCGTTACCGTCAGCGTTACGTTGACCTTATTGTCAACGATAACGTTATGGACACCTTTATCAAGCGCACCAAGATTATAAACACAATGCGCAATTTCTTCAACGAGAAAGGTTACCTCGAGGTTGAAACACCCATCCTGCAAGCCATTCCCGGTGGAGCTACTGCTCGTCCATTTATCACGCATCACAATGCTCTTAATATACCGCTCTATCTACGTATTGCAAATGAGCTCTATCTTAAAAGGCTTATCGTAGGCGGTTTTGAAGGGGTGTATGAGTTTGCCAAGGACTTCCGCAACGAAGGCATGGACAGGACTCACAATCCTGAATTTACCGTTATGGAAATCTATGTTGCCTACAAAGACTACAACTGGATGATGGACTTCACCGAAGAAATGATAGAGCGCGTTGCTCTTGAACTTCATGGTACTACCAAGGTTCAGCTTGGTGACAACATCATCGATTACAAGAGGCCCTTCAAGCGCATCACAATGATTGATGCTATTAAGGAACATACAGGTATTGATATTACCGGAATGGATGAGGCTCAACTGCGCGAGGTTTGCAAAAAACTAGGCATCGAAACCGATCCGTCAATGGGTAAGGGTAAGCTAATTGATGAGATCTTCGGTGAGAAGTGCGAGCACAATTACATACAACCGACTTTTATTATCGACTATCCTATAGAGATGTCCCCGCTTTGTAAAAGGCATCGCTGTAATCCTGAACTGACCGAGCGTTTCGAATTGATGGTCAATGGCAAGGAACTTGCTAACGCTTATAGTGAGCTCAACGACCCGATCGATCAGCTTGAACGCTTCCAGGAACAGCTCAGACTCTCAGAAAAGGGCGATGACGAGGCTATGTTTATTGACAAGGACTTCGTGCGAGCTCTGGAATATGGTATGCCTCCGACATCAGGTATGGGAATCGGAATTGACAGGCTTACCATGTTTATGACCAACCAGCAATCTATACAGGAAGTACTCTTCTTCCCACAGATGAAACCTGAGAAGAAAGCTGAAAAGGATCCGGATGAGAAGTTTATCGAACTGGGTATTCCCGAAGAATGGGTCGCTGTTGTGCGCAAAGCCGGTTTCCAGAGAGTCAAGGACTTACTGGAAGTGGAAAACCCCAATAAGTTACATCAGGATTTGTGTGGCTTGAACAAAAAGAATAAATTAGGCCTAACCAACCCCTCAAAAGAAGAGGTTGCAGAATGGTTACAGAAGTAA
- the recJ gene encoding single-stranded-DNA-specific exonuclease RecJ encodes MERRWKIKEPGDSAVVEALAGELNVDKIVANLLVQRGVDSFSSAKSFFRPSLDDLHDPFLMKDMDIAVDRLCKAIRSGERIMIYGDYDVDGTTAVALVFSFLRRYYQNLLFYIPDRYTEGYGISTKGIEAAADSGCSLIISLDCGIKAVNKIRYAKNFGIDFIVCDHHTPGEALPEALACIDPKRQDDTYPYKDLSGCGVGFKLLQAFCLHNGYPVEPLYKYLDLVAVSIAADIVPITGENRILAYYGLKQLNNDPGTGLKSIIHVSNMEGKELEMSDVVFKIGPRINAAGRIESGRDAVELLISGEEELAKSLSANINGHNEVRKDLDKKITDEALQLLINDPSQKERKSTVLFRPHWHKGVIGIVASRLMDKFYRPTVIITESQGLATGSARSVEGFDLYSAVESCSDLLISFGGHTSAAGLTMDIGNVELFAQRFEEWVEAHITPEQMIPQVEIDAEIRLKDINARLMRLLAQFAPFGPANQKPLFVTRRVIDYGTTKLVGKGRDHIKFELIEECSGAIVRGIGFSMKDHLTKIQSREPFDIVYSIEENVYNGVSSVQLMIKDLLFPY; translated from the coding sequence ATGGAAAGACGTTGGAAGATCAAAGAACCAGGTGATAGTGCTGTTGTTGAGGCTTTGGCTGGAGAACTTAATGTAGATAAGATTGTAGCTAATCTTTTGGTACAGAGAGGAGTTGACAGTTTCTCATCAGCAAAGTCTTTTTTCAGGCCTTCACTTGATGACCTTCACGACCCTTTTCTTATGAAGGATATGGATATTGCCGTTGATCGCCTGTGCAAGGCGATTCGCAGTGGGGAAAGAATTATGATCTATGGTGATTATGATGTTGACGGGACTACTGCTGTAGCGCTTGTGTTTTCCTTTCTAAGGCGTTATTATCAAAATCTTTTGTTTTATATCCCTGACCGATATACTGAAGGATATGGAATATCTACCAAGGGTATAGAAGCTGCAGCCGACAGCGGCTGCAGTCTGATAATATCGCTGGACTGCGGCATCAAGGCAGTCAATAAAATAAGGTATGCAAAGAATTTCGGCATTGACTTTATAGTCTGTGACCACCATACTCCTGGGGAAGCTCTTCCCGAGGCTTTAGCCTGTATAGACCCCAAACGTCAGGATGATACCTATCCCTACAAGGACCTCTCAGGTTGTGGTGTGGGTTTTAAGCTTTTGCAGGCTTTCTGCCTGCATAATGGCTACCCTGTTGAGCCTTTATATAAGTATCTTGACCTTGTGGCAGTAAGCATTGCTGCCGATATAGTGCCTATCACGGGGGAGAACCGGATATTGGCCTATTATGGACTCAAGCAGCTGAACAACGATCCGGGTACCGGATTGAAAAGCATCATTCATGTGTCCAATATGGAGGGCAAGGAGCTGGAGATGAGTGACGTAGTGTTTAAGATTGGTCCCAGAATAAATGCTGCAGGACGTATTGAATCAGGACGCGATGCAGTGGAACTTCTGATCAGTGGAGAGGAAGAGCTTGCAAAAAGTCTTAGCGCAAATATCAATGGACATAATGAGGTTCGTAAGGATCTTGACAAAAAGATTACAGATGAGGCTTTGCAACTACTCATCAATGATCCTTCACAAAAGGAGCGCAAAAGTACTGTCTTGTTCAGACCTCACTGGCATAAAGGGGTAATAGGGATTGTTGCATCCCGTCTGATGGATAAATTCTACAGGCCTACGGTAATAATAACCGAGAGTCAGGGACTGGCTACCGGCTCGGCTCGTTCAGTTGAAGGATTCGACCTTTATAGTGCAGTGGAGTCATGCAGTGACCTGTTGATTAGCTTTGGGGGTCACACATCTGCTGCCGGGCTAACTATGGATATTGGGAATGTTGAGCTTTTTGCCCAGCGATTCGAAGAGTGGGTAGAGGCACACATCACTCCCGAACAGATGATTCCTCAGGTTGAAATAGATGCCGAGATAAGGCTCAAGGACATTAATGCCAGACTTATGAGGCTGCTAGCCCAGTTTGCCCCATTTGGGCCCGCCAATCAGAAGCCTTTGTTTGTTACCCGCAGAGTGATTGATTACGGAACCACCAAACTAGTGGGAAAGGGGCGTGACCACATCAAGTTTGAGCTTATTGAGGAATGCTCAGGGGCAATAGTCAGGGGGATAGGATTCTCAATGAAGGATCATCTTACGAAGATCCAGTCAAGAGAGCCCTTTGATATTGTTTACTCCATCGAAGAGAATGTATACAATGGAGTAAGTTCGGTACAACTAATGATTAAGGATTTGCTTTTCCCTTATTAG